One Aegilops tauschii subsp. strangulata cultivar AL8/78 chromosome 7, Aet v6.0, whole genome shotgun sequence genomic window carries:
- the LOC141027410 gene encoding BTB/POZ and MATH domain-containing protein 6-like, protein MSLFAGVSVVDGVDLCPPCAGSACETSADCGHHLLVVQGYSRAKEKAPTGESIISRPFRVGCHTWQIELFPNGDSPSCADFVSLYICRLDDYLNNAVEAKFSLSFEGNMP, encoded by the coding sequence ATGTCGTTGTTCGCCGGCGTGTCGGTCGTCGACGGCGTCGATCTGTGCCCCCCTTGCGCCGGGTCGGCCTGCGAAACCAGCGCCGACTGCGGCCACCACCTGCTCGTGGTCCAGGGCTACTCGCGCGCCAAGGAGAAGGCGCCcaccggggagagcatcatctcCCGGCCCTTCAGGGTTGGATGCCACACGTGGCAGATCGAGCTCTTCCCTAACGGCGACAGTCCAAGCTGCGCCGACTTCGTCTCTCTCTACATCTGCCGCCTCGACGACTACCTCAACAATGCCGTGGAGGCCAAGTTCAGTCTCagttttgaaggaaatatgccctag
- the LOC141026432 gene encoding putative germin-like protein 2-3 — translation MAIRVLLLAGALLAFACSHGATASDPSHLQDFCVADKTSPVRVNGLACKAAKEVVVEDFYFSGLHVAGNTTNKQGSAVTAVNVAQIGGLNTMGVSLVRIDYAPFGLNPPHTHPRSTEILTVLEGCLHVGFVTSNPENKHFEKVLNKGDVFVFPKGLVHYQYNNRTTGAVAIAALSSQNPGVIMIANAVFGAEPSIPAGITTKAFQVEKSTVDWIQAQF, via the exons ATGGCCATTCGAGTGTTGCTCCTTGCAGGAGCTCTCCTGGCCTTTGCATGCTCGCATGGCGCCACCGCCTCCGATCCCAGCCATCTCCAGGACTTCTGCGTCGCTGACAAGACATCTCCAG TGCGTGTCAACGGACTGGCTTGCAAGGCCGCGAAAGAGGTCGTCGTCGAGGACTTCTACTTCTccggcctccacgtggccggcaACACGACGAACAAGCAGGGCTCAGCGGTGACCGCCGTCAACGTCGCGCAGATCGGTGGACTGAACACCATGGGTGTCTCCCTCGTCCGCATCGACTATGCACCGTTCGGCCTCAACCCTCCCCACACCCATCCGCGTTCCACTGAGATTTTGACCGTGCTAGAGGGTTGCCTGCACGTCGGTTTCGTGACGTCGAACCCCGAGAACAAACACTTTGAGAAGGTTCTCAACAAGGGAGATGTGTTTGTGTTTCCTAAGGGCCTCGTTCATTACCAGTACAACAACAGGACTACTGGTGCAGTAGCTATTGCGGCGCTGAGCAGCCAGAACCCTGGAGTGATCATGATAGCCAACGCGGTGTTTGGAGCCGAGCCTTCCATCCCGGCCGGTATTACTACCAAGGCCTTCCAAGTGGAGAAGAGCACGGTGGATTGGATCCAGGCACAGTTCTAA
- the LOC109742738 gene encoding uncharacterized protein, with translation MAMRPLVVLALAVALAGVALGGGAAEGAGECGRSSPDRMALRMAPCISAADEPDSAPSSSCCSAVHTIGKSPSCLCAVMLSGTAKMAGIKPEVAITIPKRCNMADRPVGYKCGDYTLP, from the exons ATGGCAATGAGGCCGCTTGTCGTCCTGGCCCTGGCCGTGGCGCTCGCCGGCGTGGCACTGGGAGGGGGCGCGGCGGAGGGGGCCGGCGAGTGCGGGAGGTCCTCCCCCGACCGGATGGCCCTGCGCATGGCCCCGTGCATCTCGGCGGCGGACGAGCCGGACTCGGCGCCGTCGAGCAGCTGCTGCTCGGCGGTGCACACCATCGGCAAGAGCCCCAGCTGCCTGTGCGCCGTCATGCTGTCCGGCACCGCCAAGATGGCCGGGATCAAGCCCGAGGTCGCCATCACCATCCCCAAGCGCTGCAACATGGCCGACCGCCCCGTCGGCTACAAGTGCGGAG ATTACACGCTGCCTTGA
- the LOC109742730 gene encoding BTB/POZ and MATH domain-containing protein 2-like yields the protein MSSFAGVSVVDGVDLCPPCAGSACETSADCGHHLLVVQGYSGAKEKAPTGESIISRPFRVGCHTWQIELFPNDDSPSCADFVSLYVCRLDDYLNNAVEAKFSLSFIDQAERQKLVYILGTETCSFPHGGSRGHRKFMRKDALERSENMKRDGFTICCDIMVCSAEDDAAGGTAPPRYICQHFNTLLESKVGADVTFEVSGETFAAHRCVLAARSTVFMAQLFGPMKEGTTSSVIRIEDMEAKVFRALLRFIYTDSFPEMEKEGMQEEAQDVEQGQEEDEMRLQWLRGLFTAADRYDLQHLKFICEKRLSEDIGVSSVAATLVLAEQHDCSGLKMACFKFIQAQSSSCLKRVMSTNGWGHLMTTYPSILNEVIAKLA from the coding sequence ATGTCGTCGTTCGCCGGCGTGTCGGTCGTCGACGGCGTCGATCTGTGCCCCCCTTGCGCCGGGTCGGCCTGCGAAACCAGTGCCGACTGCGGCCACCACCTGCTTGTGGTCCAGGGCTACTCAGGCGCCAAGGAGAAGGCGCCcaccggggagagcatcatctcCCGGCCCTTCAGGGTCGGATGCCACACGTGGCAGATCGAGCTCTTCCCTAACGACGACAGTCCAAGCTGCGCCGACTTCGTCTCTCTCTACGTCTGCCGCCTCGACGACTACCTCAACAATGCCGTGGAGGCCAAGTTCAGTCTCAGTTTCATCGACCAGGCCGAGAGGCAGAAGCTGGTGTACATTCTTGGGACCGAGACGTGCAGCTTCCCCCATGGCGGTTCGCGGGGCCACCGCAAGTTCATGAGGAAAGACGCCCTTGAACGATCGGAGAATATGAAGCGTGATGGTTTCACCATCTGCTGCGACATCATGGTATGCAGCGCGGAGGATGACGCCGCTGGTGGCACTGCCCCGCCTCGCTACATATGCCAGCATTTTAACACTCTCCTTGAAAGTAAGGTGGGTGCTGATGTGACGTTCGAGGTCAGCGGCGAGACATTCGCTGCACACCGGTGCGTGCTTGCTGCCCGGTCGACGGTCTTCATGGCGCAGCTCTTTGGCCCCATGAAGGAGGGCACCACGTCCAGTGTCATACGGATCGAAGACATGGAGGCAAAAGTGTTCAGGGCTCTGCTTAGATTCATCTACACAGACTCTTTTCCTGAGATGGAGAAGGAAGGCATGCAGGAGGAAGCACAAGATGTGGAACAAGGACAAGAAGAGGATGAAATGCGGTTGCAATGGCTGCGAGGCTTATTTACGGCGGCAGACAGATATGACCTCCAACACCTCAAGTTCATCTGTGAAAAGCGGTTGTCTGAGGACATAGGTGTGAGCTCGGTGGCGGCCACTCTTGTTCTGGCCGAGCAGCATGACTGCAGCGGGTTGAAGATGGCGTGCTTCAAGTTTATTCAAGCTCAATCTTCCTCCTGTTTGAAAAGGGTAATGTCAACTAATGGATGGGGGCATTTAATGACGACTTACCCCTCTATTTTGAATGAGGTCATTGCCAAGCTTGCTTAA